The following proteins are co-located in the Solanum pennellii chromosome 8, SPENNV200 genome:
- the LOC107028422 gene encoding zinc finger CCCH domain-containing protein 13 isoform X1, which translates to MPRSSKHKSHKQSKYSPKEGRDYSYSDSDSEVKTKEKEKERSSKEDSLARVSKDSIHSGSGEKRKHSSQSKEGKDGKDLSGYGNGDASEEYVSSKRRKEKVEAGGSGGADRWNGAADNALKGESLKIDADKGSKGKETKSSSDSKSKSSKKEGNVASLVEKEESKSGRVESKRKSEKDSGRKEGKDSKEVKEKERGSDREKKGHESKRDDADNVKKQGSQSGDVTEEKQNKKGRETAEWSIQNEVPNVDLDKDAEKRARKRREIPGDRDKYDDDINEGDERRLSSRSERTKGEKQRHEKHKEYKEDADKDDRHKDDRYREDVDKDRKRRDDKYREDSDRDNRRRDDKYLEDVDRDSRRRDDKYRDDGDRDNRRKDGRYREDDERDSRRRDDKYREDGDNDNRHGDDKYREYGEKDGHHDEDRYHEEGEREDRQRDIKYREDSERDKRRKDEKHRDDFERHGRCKDGSEADESDKKRRLNDAKYGDERAPRDHSGDRTDAKRSRDEGHASDLHLRRSGMHEGNPGYDRARYKDEPGRRRALDKEDLGDIRSRSSKDQRSDAEKRSISSARVESVTDRGRSTSRNADAELTPQKSRWKSSPSAGPHTTRDNYRLSKQEESKYRDYPYEERIRHGGASRDYAGSGASIERISSSRSTEKMIQKEDIFLGDHSAERRLKSDVRSSPMHLVDRSPTSASNERRHLNRSDVRRSLDVEDSTQRSGGGSREVKEGRGNRDFAGDAFAGDELSQMDGDNASDSSPFIRGSHLSGSSKSALPPPPPFRSGVDSPSMFGSLDDDSRGKSTNRHRRINDPTIGRMQGNAWKGVPNWPSPLANGFMPFQHGPPPVGFHPAMQQFPGPPMFGVRPSMDLSHPGVPYHMPDADRFSGHGRPMGWRTPLDDSCGPPLHGWDANNFGEEAHLYGRPDWDQNRTLSNNSRSWETIGDVWKGPIRGTSVEVPSGSQKEVCSIQGPDNSFASQLAQQALGEQKQTDQDAESNDISFQSSSVPGRNTLEDLKINHEEQPIDVKSSGKGEASLNNVYLKKLDISADLTDPELFDQCTSLMDVEQILTSDNSKILFLEQGAVESNVVLPSKFSTVPLIATVADSVFQKAISLYKKRRGNIEFTNGGHFTFSGQLGVSSLAPKLENSSSVHGKLECSGLVDDALVEEGDEGTDLLVSSISSEEVVLSQTTLQELCEPMGLNPGEKLYLATSIGEEAIPTEKSDLPSSLDEGAVPTEKSDCPTTMDEGAIPIEKPDLPTSMDEGAVLSEKSDLPTSMDEGAGPSEKSDLPTSMDEGAGMEADTVVDVAQEIKVLEAAEEVGQTDALASLVCKDLMGADDDVKEETFVDAKCDALPHTDVSTEVFEAVVPESIESNLSRIQHSSESTH; encoded by the exons ATGCCTCGGAGTTCAAAGCATAAATCGCATAAGCAGAGCAAGTATAGTCCGAAGGAGGGTAGGGATTATTCGTACTCGGATTCGGATTCCGAAGTGAAAACcaaggagaaggagaaagagagGAGTAGTAAGGAGGATAGTCTGGCTAGGGTTTCTAAGGATTCAATCCATTCGGGTTCTGGTGAGAAGAGAAAACATTCTTCCCAATCTAAGGAAGGCAAGGATGGTAAAGATCTAAGTGGGTATGGAAATGGTGATGCTTCGGAGGAGTATGTTTCTTCTAAGCGTCGGAAAGAGAAGGTAGAGGCAGGTGGTAGTGGTGGTGCTGATAGATGGAATGGTGCTGCTGATAATGCATTGAAGGGAGAAAGTTTGAAAATTGATGCAGACAAGGGTTCTAAGGGGAAGGAAACAAAGAGCTCAAGTGATTCCAAGAGTAAAAGCAGTAAGAAAGAAGGTAATGTTGCCTCATTGGTGGAAAAAGAAGAGAGTAAGAGTGGAAGAGTGGAGTCAAAGAGGAAATCTGAGAAGGATTCTGGTCGAAAAGAAGGCAAGGATTCCAAGGAGGTGAAGGAAAAGGAGAGAGGGTCAGACAGGGAAAAGAAGGGTCACGAGAGTAAGCGTGATGATGCTGACAATGTGAAGAAACAAGGGTCTCAATCTGGTGATGTTACTGAAGAAAAGCAGAACAAAAAAGGTAGAGAAACTGCTG AGTGGTCTATCCAAAATGAGGTACCAAACGTTGACTTGGACAAAGATGCTGAGAAAAGGGCCCGGAAGCGAAGAGAAATTCCTGGAGATCGGGATAAATATGACGATGACATAAATGAGGGCGATGAAAGACGGTTATCTTCGAGGTCTGAACGTACTAAAGGTGAAAAACAGCGACATGAGAAACATAAAGAGTACAAGGAAGATGCCGATAAAGATGACAGGCACAAGGATGATAGGTATCGCGAGGACGTTGATAAGGACAGAAAACGGCGTGATGATAAATATCGAGAAGATAGTGATAGAGATAATAGACGTAGAGATGACAAGTACCTGGAAGATGTTGACAGAGATAGCAGACGCCGGGATGACAAATATCGTGATGATGGTGACAGGGATAATAGGCGCAAGGATGGTAGATATCGAGAAGATGATGAAAGAGACAGTCGTCGTAGGGATGACAAATATCGTGAAGATGGTGACAATGATAACAGGcatggggatgataagtatcgAGAGTATGGGGAGAAAGATGGTCATCATGATGAAGATAGATATCATGAAGAGGGTGAAAGAGAAGATAGGCAGAGAGACATCAAGTATAGAGAAGACAGTGAAAGAGATAAAAGGCGCAAGGATGAGAAGCATCGGGACGATTTTGAAAGACATGGCAGATGCAAGGATGGTAGTGAAGCAgatgaaagtgataaaaagaGGAGACTCAATGATGCCAAGTATGGGGATGAACGTGCTCCGAGAGACCATTCAGGTGACCGGACTGATGCGAAGCGTTCCAGGGATGAGGGTCATGCTTCTGATTTGCATTTGAGGAGGTCAGGTATGCATGAAGGTAACCCTGGTTATGATCGTGCAAGGTATAAAGATGAGCCAGGAAGAAGGAGAGCGCTTGATAAAGAGGATCTTGGAGATATTAGATCTCGGAGCAGTAAAGATCAGCGATCTGATGCAGAGAAGAGATCCATAAGCAGTGCTAGAGTAGAGTCTGTCACTGATCGTGGAAGGTCTACCTCAAGGAATGCTGATGCAGAACTTACTCCACAAAAAAGCAGGTGGAAGTCTTCACCTAGTGCTGGACCTCATACTACAAGAGATAATTACAG GCTGTCAAAACAAGAAGAGTCCAAATACAGGGATTACCCGTATGAAGAAAGGATTCGACATGGTGGAGCATCTCGAGATTATGCTGGTTCTGGTGCATCAATTGAGAGAATTTCTTCATCCCGTTCAACAGAGAAAATGATTCAGAAGGAGGACATCTTTCTCGGAGATCACTCAGCTGAACGACGGCTTAAATCAGATGTTCGCAGTTCTCCCATGCATTTGGTGGATAGATCTCCTACTTCAGCGAGCAATGAGCGAAGACACTTGAATAGATCTGATGTTCGCCGGAGTCTTGATGTTGAGGATTCAACACAGAGAAGTGGTGGTGGTTCCAGGGAAGTAAAGGAAGGCAGAGGAAATCGTGACTTTGCTGGCGATGCATTTGCAGGTGATGAACTATCTCAAATGGATGGAGATAATGCCTCAGATTCTTCTCCTTTTATCAGAGGGAGTCATTTGTCAGGCAGTTCAAAGTCTGCTTTACCTCCCCCTCCTCCATTTAGGTCTGGGGTTGACAGCCCATCAATGTTTGGCTCTTTGGACGACGACAGTAGAGGGAAGTCTACCAACCGTCACAGAAGAATTAATGATCCGACTATAGGAAGAATGCAAGGAAATGCTTGGAAGGGGGTTCCAAATTGGCCGTCACCTCTGGCAAATGGTTTCATGCCTTTCCAGCATGGTCCACCTCCTGTTGGTTTTCATCCCGCAATGCAGCAGTTTCCTGGACCACCAATGTTCGGTGTTAGGCCTTCAATGGACTTGAGTCACCCTGGGGTTCCTTACCATATGCCAGATGCAGACCGCTTTTCTGGCCATGGGCGCCCAATGGGTTGGCGAACTCCACTAGATGATTCATGTGGTCCTCCATTGCATGGATGGGATGCTAACAATTTTGGTGAAGAAGCTCACCTTTATGGAAGGCCAGACTGGGACCAGAATAGGACATTGTCCAACAATAGTCGGAGTTGGGAGACAATTGGTGATGTATGGAAAGGGCCAATAAGGGGCACCAGTGTGGAGGTGCCATCTGGTTCACAGAAGGAGGTCTGTTCAATTCAGGGCcctgataattcttttgcttctCAGTTGGCTCAGCAAGCTCTGGGTGAACAAAAGCAGACAGATCAAGATGCTGAAAGCAATGATATCAGTTTTCAGTCCAGCAGTGTCCCTGGAAGGAACACTCTAGAagatttgaaaattaatcatgAAGAGCAACCAATTGACGTGAAGTCATCGGGGAAAGGAGAAGCTAGTCTTAACAATGTTTACCTCAAAAAGCTTGATATCTCAGCAGATCTGACAGATCCCGAGTTGTTTGATCAATGTACTAGTTTAATGGATGTTGAGCAGATCTTGACATCTGATAACTCAAAGATCTTATTCTTGGAG CAGGGTGCTGTAGAATCTAATGTAGTGCTGCCCAGCAAATTTTCAACTGTTCCACTCATTGCTACTGTGGCTGATTCTGTTTTTCAG AAAGCCATTTCCCTTTACAAGAAGAGGAGGGGGAATATTGAATTCACAAATGGTGGACATTTTACTTTTTCTGGTCAGCTAGGTGTGTCCTCTCTTGCGCCTAAATTAGAGAATTCAAGTTCAGTTCACGGTAAACTTGAATGCTCCGGTCTGGTGGATGATGCGCTAGTAGAGGAGGGTGATGAGGGGACTGATCTCCTTGTTAGTTCTATTAGTTCTGAGGAGGTTGTACTTTCACAAACCACACTTCAGGAGCTGTGTGAGCCAATGGGTTTGAACCCAGGCGAGAAATTATATCTCGCTACTTCCATAGGTGAAGAAGCTATCCCGACCGAGAAATCAGATCTCCCTTCTAGCTTGGATGAAGGAGCTGTTCCGACTGAGAAATCAGATTGTCCTACTACCATGGATGAAGGAGCTATCCCAATCGAGAAACCAGATCTCCCTACTAGCATGGATGAAGGAGCTGTTCTGAGTGAGAAATCAGATCTCCCTACTAGCATGGATGAAGGGGCTGGGCCGAGCGAGAAATCAGATCTCCCTACTAGCATGGATGAAGGAGCTGGCATGGAAGCTGATACAGTTGTCGATGTGGCTCAGGAAATTAAAGTTTTAGAAGCTGCGGAAGAGGTGGGCCAAACTGATGCCCTTGCTTCTCTGGTGTGTAAAGATTTGATGGGGGCTGATGATGACGTCAAAGAAGAGACGTTTGTTGATGCTAAATGTGATGCTCTTCCACACACTGATGTGTCTACTGAGGTATTTGAGGCAGTGGTGCCAGAGTCAATTGAGTCTAATTTGAGTCGGATACAGCATTCTTCTGAAAGTACACATTAA
- the LOC107028422 gene encoding zinc finger CCCH domain-containing protein 13 isoform X3, whose protein sequence is MPRSSKHKSHKQSKYSPKEGRDYSYSDSDSEVKTKEKEKERSSKEDSLARVSKDSIHSGSGEKRKHSSQSKEGKDGKDLSGYGNGDASEEYVSSKRRKEKVEAGGSGGADRWNGAADNALKGESLKIDADKGSKGKETKSSSDSKSKSSKKEGNVASLVEKEESKSGRVESKRKSEKDSGRKEGKDSKEVKEKERGSDREKKGHESKRDDADNVKKQGSQSGDVTEEKQNKKEWSIQNEVPNVDLDKDAEKRARKRREIPGDRDKYDDDINEGDERRLSSRSERTKGEKQRHEKHKEYKEDADKDDRHKDDRYREDVDKDRKRRDDKYREDSDRDNRRRDDKYLEDVDRDSRRRDDKYRDDGDRDNRRKDGRYREDDERDSRRRDDKYREDGDNDNRHGDDKYREYGEKDGHHDEDRYHEEGEREDRQRDIKYREDSERDKRRKDEKHRDDFERHGRCKDGSEADESDKKRRLNDAKYGDERAPRDHSGDRTDAKRSRDEGHASDLHLRRSGMHEGNPGYDRARYKDEPGRRRALDKEDLGDIRSRSSKDQRSDAEKRSISSARVESVTDRGRSTSRNADAELTPQKSRWKSSPSAGPHTTRDNYRLSKQEESKYRDYPYEERIRHGGASRDYAGSGASIERISSSRSTEKMIQKEDIFLGDHSAERRLKSDVRSSPMHLVDRSPTSASNERRHLNRSDVRRSLDVEDSTQRSGGGSREVKEGRGNRDFAGDAFAGDELSQMDGDNASDSSPFIRGSHLSGSSKSALPPPPPFRSGVDSPSMFGSLDDDSRGKSTNRHRRINDPTIGRMQGNAWKGVPNWPSPLANGFMPFQHGPPPVGFHPAMQQFPGPPMFGVRPSMDLSHPGVPYHMPDADRFSGHGRPMGWRTPLDDSCGPPLHGWDANNFGEEAHLYGRPDWDQNRTLSNNSRSWETIGDVWKGPIRGTSVEVPSGSQKEVCSIQGPDNSFASQLAQQALGEQKQTDQDAESNDISFQSSSVPGRNTLEDLKINHEEQPIDVKSSGKGEASLNNVYLKKLDISADLTDPELFDQCTSLMDVEQILTSDNSKILFLEQGAVESNVVLPSKFSTVPLIATVADSVFQKAISLYKKRRGNIEFTNGGHFTFSGQLGVSSLAPKLENSSSVHGKLECSGLVDDALVEEGDEGTDLLVSSISSEEVVLSQTTLQELCEPMGLNPGEKLYLATSIGEEAIPTEKSDLPSSLDEGAVPTEKSDCPTTMDEGAIPIEKPDLPTSMDEGAVLSEKSDLPTSMDEGAGPSEKSDLPTSMDEGAGMEADTVVDVAQEIKVLEAAEEVGQTDALASLVCKDLMGADDDVKEETFVDAKCDALPHTDVSTEVFEAVVPESIESNLSRIQHSSESTH, encoded by the exons ATGCCTCGGAGTTCAAAGCATAAATCGCATAAGCAGAGCAAGTATAGTCCGAAGGAGGGTAGGGATTATTCGTACTCGGATTCGGATTCCGAAGTGAAAACcaaggagaaggagaaagagagGAGTAGTAAGGAGGATAGTCTGGCTAGGGTTTCTAAGGATTCAATCCATTCGGGTTCTGGTGAGAAGAGAAAACATTCTTCCCAATCTAAGGAAGGCAAGGATGGTAAAGATCTAAGTGGGTATGGAAATGGTGATGCTTCGGAGGAGTATGTTTCTTCTAAGCGTCGGAAAGAGAAGGTAGAGGCAGGTGGTAGTGGTGGTGCTGATAGATGGAATGGTGCTGCTGATAATGCATTGAAGGGAGAAAGTTTGAAAATTGATGCAGACAAGGGTTCTAAGGGGAAGGAAACAAAGAGCTCAAGTGATTCCAAGAGTAAAAGCAGTAAGAAAGAAGGTAATGTTGCCTCATTGGTGGAAAAAGAAGAGAGTAAGAGTGGAAGAGTGGAGTCAAAGAGGAAATCTGAGAAGGATTCTGGTCGAAAAGAAGGCAAGGATTCCAAGGAGGTGAAGGAAAAGGAGAGAGGGTCAGACAGGGAAAAGAAGGGTCACGAGAGTAAGCGTGATGATGCTGACAATGTGAAGAAACAAGGGTCTCAATCTGGTGATGTTACTGAAGAAAAGCAGAACAAAAAAG AGTGGTCTATCCAAAATGAGGTACCAAACGTTGACTTGGACAAAGATGCTGAGAAAAGGGCCCGGAAGCGAAGAGAAATTCCTGGAGATCGGGATAAATATGACGATGACATAAATGAGGGCGATGAAAGACGGTTATCTTCGAGGTCTGAACGTACTAAAGGTGAAAAACAGCGACATGAGAAACATAAAGAGTACAAGGAAGATGCCGATAAAGATGACAGGCACAAGGATGATAGGTATCGCGAGGACGTTGATAAGGACAGAAAACGGCGTGATGATAAATATCGAGAAGATAGTGATAGAGATAATAGACGTAGAGATGACAAGTACCTGGAAGATGTTGACAGAGATAGCAGACGCCGGGATGACAAATATCGTGATGATGGTGACAGGGATAATAGGCGCAAGGATGGTAGATATCGAGAAGATGATGAAAGAGACAGTCGTCGTAGGGATGACAAATATCGTGAAGATGGTGACAATGATAACAGGcatggggatgataagtatcgAGAGTATGGGGAGAAAGATGGTCATCATGATGAAGATAGATATCATGAAGAGGGTGAAAGAGAAGATAGGCAGAGAGACATCAAGTATAGAGAAGACAGTGAAAGAGATAAAAGGCGCAAGGATGAGAAGCATCGGGACGATTTTGAAAGACATGGCAGATGCAAGGATGGTAGTGAAGCAgatgaaagtgataaaaagaGGAGACTCAATGATGCCAAGTATGGGGATGAACGTGCTCCGAGAGACCATTCAGGTGACCGGACTGATGCGAAGCGTTCCAGGGATGAGGGTCATGCTTCTGATTTGCATTTGAGGAGGTCAGGTATGCATGAAGGTAACCCTGGTTATGATCGTGCAAGGTATAAAGATGAGCCAGGAAGAAGGAGAGCGCTTGATAAAGAGGATCTTGGAGATATTAGATCTCGGAGCAGTAAAGATCAGCGATCTGATGCAGAGAAGAGATCCATAAGCAGTGCTAGAGTAGAGTCTGTCACTGATCGTGGAAGGTCTACCTCAAGGAATGCTGATGCAGAACTTACTCCACAAAAAAGCAGGTGGAAGTCTTCACCTAGTGCTGGACCTCATACTACAAGAGATAATTACAG GCTGTCAAAACAAGAAGAGTCCAAATACAGGGATTACCCGTATGAAGAAAGGATTCGACATGGTGGAGCATCTCGAGATTATGCTGGTTCTGGTGCATCAATTGAGAGAATTTCTTCATCCCGTTCAACAGAGAAAATGATTCAGAAGGAGGACATCTTTCTCGGAGATCACTCAGCTGAACGACGGCTTAAATCAGATGTTCGCAGTTCTCCCATGCATTTGGTGGATAGATCTCCTACTTCAGCGAGCAATGAGCGAAGACACTTGAATAGATCTGATGTTCGCCGGAGTCTTGATGTTGAGGATTCAACACAGAGAAGTGGTGGTGGTTCCAGGGAAGTAAAGGAAGGCAGAGGAAATCGTGACTTTGCTGGCGATGCATTTGCAGGTGATGAACTATCTCAAATGGATGGAGATAATGCCTCAGATTCTTCTCCTTTTATCAGAGGGAGTCATTTGTCAGGCAGTTCAAAGTCTGCTTTACCTCCCCCTCCTCCATTTAGGTCTGGGGTTGACAGCCCATCAATGTTTGGCTCTTTGGACGACGACAGTAGAGGGAAGTCTACCAACCGTCACAGAAGAATTAATGATCCGACTATAGGAAGAATGCAAGGAAATGCTTGGAAGGGGGTTCCAAATTGGCCGTCACCTCTGGCAAATGGTTTCATGCCTTTCCAGCATGGTCCACCTCCTGTTGGTTTTCATCCCGCAATGCAGCAGTTTCCTGGACCACCAATGTTCGGTGTTAGGCCTTCAATGGACTTGAGTCACCCTGGGGTTCCTTACCATATGCCAGATGCAGACCGCTTTTCTGGCCATGGGCGCCCAATGGGTTGGCGAACTCCACTAGATGATTCATGTGGTCCTCCATTGCATGGATGGGATGCTAACAATTTTGGTGAAGAAGCTCACCTTTATGGAAGGCCAGACTGGGACCAGAATAGGACATTGTCCAACAATAGTCGGAGTTGGGAGACAATTGGTGATGTATGGAAAGGGCCAATAAGGGGCACCAGTGTGGAGGTGCCATCTGGTTCACAGAAGGAGGTCTGTTCAATTCAGGGCcctgataattcttttgcttctCAGTTGGCTCAGCAAGCTCTGGGTGAACAAAAGCAGACAGATCAAGATGCTGAAAGCAATGATATCAGTTTTCAGTCCAGCAGTGTCCCTGGAAGGAACACTCTAGAagatttgaaaattaatcatgAAGAGCAACCAATTGACGTGAAGTCATCGGGGAAAGGAGAAGCTAGTCTTAACAATGTTTACCTCAAAAAGCTTGATATCTCAGCAGATCTGACAGATCCCGAGTTGTTTGATCAATGTACTAGTTTAATGGATGTTGAGCAGATCTTGACATCTGATAACTCAAAGATCTTATTCTTGGAG CAGGGTGCTGTAGAATCTAATGTAGTGCTGCCCAGCAAATTTTCAACTGTTCCACTCATTGCTACTGTGGCTGATTCTGTTTTTCAG AAAGCCATTTCCCTTTACAAGAAGAGGAGGGGGAATATTGAATTCACAAATGGTGGACATTTTACTTTTTCTGGTCAGCTAGGTGTGTCCTCTCTTGCGCCTAAATTAGAGAATTCAAGTTCAGTTCACGGTAAACTTGAATGCTCCGGTCTGGTGGATGATGCGCTAGTAGAGGAGGGTGATGAGGGGACTGATCTCCTTGTTAGTTCTATTAGTTCTGAGGAGGTTGTACTTTCACAAACCACACTTCAGGAGCTGTGTGAGCCAATGGGTTTGAACCCAGGCGAGAAATTATATCTCGCTACTTCCATAGGTGAAGAAGCTATCCCGACCGAGAAATCAGATCTCCCTTCTAGCTTGGATGAAGGAGCTGTTCCGACTGAGAAATCAGATTGTCCTACTACCATGGATGAAGGAGCTATCCCAATCGAGAAACCAGATCTCCCTACTAGCATGGATGAAGGAGCTGTTCTGAGTGAGAAATCAGATCTCCCTACTAGCATGGATGAAGGGGCTGGGCCGAGCGAGAAATCAGATCTCCCTACTAGCATGGATGAAGGAGCTGGCATGGAAGCTGATACAGTTGTCGATGTGGCTCAGGAAATTAAAGTTTTAGAAGCTGCGGAAGAGGTGGGCCAAACTGATGCCCTTGCTTCTCTGGTGTGTAAAGATTTGATGGGGGCTGATGATGACGTCAAAGAAGAGACGTTTGTTGATGCTAAATGTGATGCTCTTCCACACACTGATGTGTCTACTGAGGTATTTGAGGCAGTGGTGCCAGAGTCAATTGAGTCTAATTTGAGTCGGATACAGCATTCTTCTGAAAGTACACATTAA